CCGCGAAATGCGCGCCCAGCTCGTACGCGCGATGATCCTGGTGGGCGCGGTGGACAGCCCGGCACTGGACGAGGCGCGGGCCGCCGGCGACACGCTGGTCTTCGTGAACCGCCCGGACCCCGGCGACCCGTCCTCGCCCTATGTCGGAATCGACAATGTGGGCGCTGGGGCGGAGATCGCCGACCGGCTGCTGGAGCGCGGTGTGCGTCGCATCGGCGTCCTCCACGCCTCGCTGGACCGCACCGCCGGTCACTGGCGCCTGCTCGGCCTGTTCGACCGGCTGGCCGCGGCGGGGGTGGACACGGCGGCCATTCCCTGCGCCACAGGCCCGGGGCTGGATCACATCGTGGCCGGCTACCACGCCATGGGAACGATGCTGGAGCTTGCGGACCGCCCATCGGTGATCGTCTGCCTGAGCGACCTGCTGGCCTACGGCGCCTACCGCCGCGCGCGGGAGGCCGGGTTGGAGGTGCCGGGCGACGTGGCCTTCTTCGGGTTCGACGACAACCCGATCAACCCGTGGATCGCCGACTGGCTGAACTCCGTCCGCGTGCCGTCCGACGATTTCGGCCCGGCCATCGTTGGCATGCTGCACCGGCTCTGGGACGGGGAGGAGCGGCTGGACCCGCTGCTGCTGGCCCACCAGCTGACCATCCGCAACCGGCGTCTGCCGGGCGAAACCGAGCCCACCCTGCGGCGTTGAGGGGAAACCCGGACGGCGACCCCCACGAGCCGGAAAGCGGTGTACGGAACCGGTCGGTGGATTTGGCGGGAGAGCTTCGTTGGGGAGGCATCCTAAAATCCATAAGATGCCTTATGGAAAATATCCGCCATGCCTGTCGCCGGCGCCGCGCTGCGACACGCTGACAAGCGGCCACGATCCGTTCACTCTCGACTTTCAGCAGCATCGTCACCGGATGGAGAGGCTCGCTCATCACCGCCTCGGCCGCCCGAATATCCAGGCCGAGTGGATCGTTCCGGCCGGTCTCGGCTGTTCTGCTTCCTCACCGTTCCTACGCTCGGAACGAAAGCCGAGCCTGCCCCGTCACAGATCGGTTCGACAGCGGCGTCTCGACTGGCCCAGATGGCGGTACAAGACCGCGCTCGCCACCTGCCCCCCGGTGCTGAGTGCGCAGCCACTGTTCTGGCACGCCGGCCCGCAGCGCTCGATATGTCCGAGGCCTCGACCGTGACTCGCGGGTGCGTTCGGCGGGCGCTTACGGTTCGCTGGTTTCGTTCTTCTTCTTCGCTTGATCCTTCTTCGCTTGATCGTGATGCCACTTGATGGCGAAGAACATGCCCGTGCCTAACACGATAATCTTGAACGGAAAGAAGACCAAAGGGAACCAGTCATACATTTTGAATATCTCCAATCCATGACACCAGATATCGTCAGGAGAATCTGACGACAATCAGGTCGATCGTGGGTCTTTGTCTGCGGGCGGGGCCGCCGACGGCTGGGTTGGCGCGGCTGTACCGAAGCGGGCTTCCCCGGCCTTGCGGAAGCATTGGCTGGCCACCAGCCAATGCTTCAATGGCCGCAAGGGCGGAATACAGGCCAGCAACAGGAACGGCAGGGTCGTGACAAGGTGCATCCAGCAAGGGGGCTCAATCTTTGTCCCGATCCCGAGCGCCAAGAGGACCGTGGGAATGCCGACGAAGCAGGTCAGGAAGAAGGCGGGGCCGTCAGCCGGGTCGGCGTTGGAGCAGTCCAGACGCCCGGCCTCGCGGCGGGATCGCAGCTTCAGGAAGCCGCTGAACAGATGACCCTGCCCATGACGTGGGCAGCATCCACACGGTGCGGTGCTGAGAGGGGGAAGAGGCGGCCACTCCTGTTCGGATGACATCGCGTGTTCCTTCGGTAGGCAATGGCAAGCAATGCCTGCATGCAATTCGTAACCGTATGCTCCTCGAAGACCAACAATGTCAACTTGAATGCATCCAATTTCCCGCCGGAACTCATACAAGCATGGAAGACATACAGGTGCCTCGGCCACCATGTCGGCCACTTGCCGCAAGGCGTCGCGCAGACCCTGGCGGACCTTCGGAGCGCCGAGCGCAATGCGGTCAGCTCGGTCAGCACCTCCTCGCCAAGTCGCCTCGAAGCAGGGTCAGTCCCGCGCGCCGCTCTCCCCACCGCAGCGCTGTCAGGCCTCGCCGCCAGTGGTTTCCTGTGCATCGTTACCGAGACGCTCCCCGCTGGATTGCAGCCGCAGATTGCGTCCGGCTTGCGGATCTCCGAAGCGATCGCGGGACAGCTCGTCGCTGTCTATGCCTTGGGGTCTCTGTTGGCGGCGATCCCGCTTACGAGCCTGAGCCAAGGCCTTCCCAGAAGGAGCGTTTTGCTCGCCGCCATTCTCTGCTTCGTCATCGGCAACACGCTAACGGCATGGGCGGGATCGATCACCGTTGTGCTGGTTGCGCGGTTCGTCGCCGGGTGTGCGGCGGGGCTCGCCTGGGGGATCCTCGCGGGCTACGCGCGCAGCATCGTACGTCCGGACCAGACCGGGCCGGCAATGGCGCTCGCCATGGTTGGCGTGCCGCTGGCGCTCTCGCTCGGTGTACCCTTGGGGACCTTTCTCGGGGGCTTGGTCGGGTGGCGCGGTTCGTTCCTGATCCTATCGGCGCTCAGCGTCATGCTGATTGGGTGGATCATTGCGAAAGTGCCCGATGCGCCCGGTCGGACCGGCGACGATCGGCCTTCGCTGCGCCGTGTCATCGCTACGCCAGGTGTCGTGCCGATCTTCCTCGTCATCCTCACATGGATGACGGCACACAACATCCTTTACACCTACATCGCGCCGTTCGCGACGGCTGCGGCCGTGCGGGTCGATCTCGTACTGCTGGCATTCGGCGCCAGTTCGCTCGTCGGCATTTGGATGGTCGGGCGGCTGGTGGATCGGATGCTGCGCGCACTGGTACTACTGGCGATCGGTTCGTTCGCAGCCGTCGCGATCCTCCTGACTTTCGCTGGCGAACAGGGCGTTGCCGTCTATGCGGCGGCCATCATTTGGGGTCTCGGCTTTGGCGGCGCCGGCGCGATGATGCAGACGGCGTCAGCGGACGCAGCCGGTGATGGCGTCGATCTGGCACAGGCAATGGTGACCACGGCGTGGAACCTGGCGATCACGGCCGGCGGGGCGCTTGGCGGGGCGCTGCTCACGACCGGAGGGACGCCGCTGCTACCACCCGTGGTCACCGCACTGGCCCTGGTCGCCTTTCTTATCGCGCTGGCCGCACGCCGCTTCGCCTTTCCGCCCGGTCTCCGTGCCCCATCGGGCTGCTGACCTGCCCCGCTCCCGCGGGTGTCAATCGTTAGGCGGTACTGTCTGTTTGGGAGCAGCTTGCTTGGCCTCCGAAATTCGATTCGGATGGAATGGCGCCGCAGCCTGTCCTGTCGTCGGTCCAAGCGCTTGTTCGCCAGCAGCCATGCGCACCCATGCTCGACAACGCATCGGACCTTGCCGAGCCCCGAACCGTGGGGTTCGCCGATCTTGCGGATGTGCGGCTGGACCCCGTCGCGCAGGCAGAGCCAGCGGTTGTGGTTCCGGGCTCACCGCGGTCGGTCGGGTTCGCCCCGGTCAGCTCGCCACCCCGCTTAGCCCGCGCCGAGCAACTGTCCACCACGACGTCCCATGCGGTGGCGCCGGGTGGAGCCCGAGACGCGCCCGTCCGCGGCCTTCAACTTCGGCCATTGGACGCCTTCGCGCACAAAGAAGCCGAGCGTCCGGATCACCTCCGCCGTCGGCACCGGTGGGCCTCCTGGACCGGGGTGCCGGTTCTCGATCCGGTCGATGATGCCACCCACCCGTTCCACCGCCTGCGCGCGCATGTCCGCTCCCATGCCAAAGGCACGGGGAACCGGCATGCGGTTCCCTGTTCACGCGCGGAGCCGTCCTCGGGACGTTCTGGAAACCGAGCTTAAACGCTGGCGCGGCACCCTTCCCCGGCCGGCTGACTGCCGAGCCGCCTTCGCCCCCCTGCCCTTCCGGTTCCTTCGGCTTCAGCGGCAAGTAGGCCGCGGCCGGCAGGGCGCCCTCCAGCGCGTCGTCCGGGAGCCGACAAGGGCCACGACACCAAAAATTTCGAGGCGGACCTGCGCGCGCTGGGCGCCGCCCTGCACGTCCCGCAGAACACCAGCAACCGCCGCCTCCTTCTCGTCGCGGAAAGCGGTCATCCTGCGTCTGGTCATCGCGTCGTGGAGGTCGGCATCGGCTTCCGCCAGAACCTGCGCCCGTTCGAGCCTCGCCGCATTGCGGGCAAGACGATCGCGGCAGCGACCGACCGCCTCCTGCTCCGCGACTTCTGGCTCCAGGCTGCGGAGGTGGATCGTCAGCACGCCCCCGCCCGGCGTGGCGATGTCGGCCTGGAAAAAGGCATTGATGAGCATTTCGTCTACGAAGACGATTTCCTCGGCCGACCCATCAGCTGCTGCCGCGGCGGGTCAGCGTCAGTTCGACGGCACAGGTCGGTTCCGAAAGCGTCTCGCCGCGCATTCGTTGCAGGATCATCGACCCGGCCTGACGGCCAAGGTCACGGCTGTCGATCCCGATGGTGGTCAGGCCGGGCGGCAGCTCTTCGGCAACGTCGTTGTGGCCGAAGCCGAGAATGGCGATGTCGTCGGGCAGGCGCATGCCCAGCCGGCGCGCCTCCAGCAGCGCGCCGGTCGCCAGCAGGTCGTTGGCGCAGAACACGGCCTCGACCTCCGCGTTGCGCGACAGAAGGTCGGCGAGCGCGCGGCGGCCGTCGACCATGCTGCTGACCCCGTCGACAGACAGTTCGGCGACGATGTCGAGCCCGGCGGCGCGTGCGCCCTCGCGGAAGCCGGTGAGTCGGAGGGCGCCGCGGCCGCTGCGGCGACCGATGAATCCGATGCGACGGTAGCCGCGTTCGGCGAAATGCTCGGCCGCCAGGCGGCCGCTGTCGATGTTCGAGAAGCCGACCAGCATGTCGATCGGGTCGCGGGGATAGGCCCAGGTTTCCATGATCGGGATTCCCAGAGCCCGCAGCGCCCGCCGGTTCTCCTCGATCTCGATGACGCCGGTGAACATGACCGCCGCCGGACGCATCTCGCGCAGCGACTGGATCATCGTCGTCTCCTTGGCGTAGGAGTAGGAGGTCTGCCCGATCATCAGCTGGTAGCCCTGCGGCTCCAGCACCTCGCCGCAGCCCTGAACGGCGAGGCAGAACTGCTGGCTCTGCAGGTTCGAGACGAAGGCGGCGACGATGTTCGACTGGCCGGACCTCAGCGCGCGGGCATGCGGGTTGGTGGCGTAGCCGGTGCGCTCCACGATCTCCAGGATCTTGCGGCGCTTGGCCTCGGCCACCTTTTCCGGATGGCGCAGGGCGCGCGAGACGGTGATCGGCGAGACACCGGCAAGCCGCGCGATCTCGACGATGCGCGGCGGAGCCGCCCCATCACGGGACACCCCGTCGCCGGCCCCCCCTCGACCGGCCCCCCGTCGCTGGATGGCAACGGTTCCGCGGCCCGGAGGCGGAGGACGTCGTCGATGGTCGGCGGCCGCCTTGCCGCACCGGTGTCACTCATGCCGCCCGTCTCCCGTCTGTTGATCCGCGGTTGTCAATCCGCGGTCAGGCCGCGCGCGTCAGGACGCCCGCCTCCTCGACCGGTCGCGCCACCTGGATCAGGCAGTCGCCGGCCTCGCTGTCGCTGTGCAGGCGCCGCGAGATGACGATGCCCGCCTCCTGGAAGCGCAGTTCCTCCTCCGGCTGGTCGAAGCGCGTCAGGTCGTGGAACCAGCCGGCGAGGTCACCGGCGTCGACCCGCGCCCCGACGTCGACCGCCGGCTCGAACCAGCCGCGCCGCAGCGCGTAGATCGCCTGCCGGTGGCTGTCAAGCTGAAGCAACTGCATAGGCAATTGCTGGGGGACAGGAACCGGCCCGGAAACCGAGAGGACCGGCGCATCGGTCAACCCGACGGCGATCAGCAGGTTGTCGATCGCGCGGGCGGTATAGGCCATGGTCTCCGGCGTCACCGTGCCGCCGCCGCCGAACTCGCCGCTGATGCCGATGACCCCGGCCCGCGCCGCCGCCGCCATCGAGGTCGGCGCCGTGGCGCCGTTCTCGGCCACGAAGCCGTAGGGCATGCCCAGCGCCCGCATCAGTTCCAGGGCGCGGCCCAGCCGGTCGGGCGTGCCTTGCCGCTCGATCAGGGCGCACGGCAGGTGGGCCATCGAGGTGCCGCCGGAATGCAGGTCGAACACCACGTCGTGGCGCGGAAACAGCTCGTGCTCGAGGAAATGCGCCAGTCGGAAGGTCGGGGATCCGGCCGGGTCGCCGGGGAAGGCGCGGTTGAGATTGCCCTCGTCCAGCGGCGAGCGGCGCCGCGCCGCCATCACGGCCGGCGCGTTGGTGGCCGGCAGGATCGTCACCTCGCCGCGGATGCGCGCGGGATCGAGCCGGCGGAACAGGCGGCCCAGCAGCAATTCGCCTTCGTACTCGTCGCCATGGTTGCCCGCCATCAGCAGCACGCGCGGACCGGCCCCGTTGCGCACGCGGCAGACCGGGACCTTCACCTGATAATAGGGGGAGCGGTCCACCGAGAACGGGATGCTGAGGAAATCCAGCGACTTGCCGTCGGCGGCGAAATCGAGCGCGTGGTAGAGGCCAGTGTGCATTCCAAAAACCTTCTGACGGAGGGGCGCCCTGACAGCGTTTGCCGTGACAGCGTTTGCCGTGACAGCTTTCGCCAGGGCAGCGGTTGCCCGGCGCCTCCTCCGGTTCGCCGAAAAAGCCCGCTTACAGAGCGGCCAGCGCCGTCATCTCGACCCGCAGGTCCGGATCGGCCAGCCGCGCCTCGGTGCAGGCGCGGGCCGGCGGGTTGGCGGGGTCGATCCAGGCGTCGTAGACCTCGTTCATGGCGTCGAAGTCGGTGATGTGCGGCAGGAAAACGTTGACGGCGACCAGCTTGGACTTGTCGCTGCCGGCTTCCTCCAGCAGGGCGTCGATCTTCGCCAGCACGTCCCGGGTCTGCTCCCCGATCGAAGCCTTGCGGTTGTTGGCGACCTGACCCGCGATGTGGACCATGCCCTGGCAGACGACGGCCTGGCTCATGCGCGAACCAACCTGGAACCTCGTAATCATCGAATGAAACCTCTCTTGCGATGCCGAACGGCGGATTACATCTGCGGAAGCGTCTGCTTTTCCTTGAACCACTTCATCTGAAGGGCGCTCAGCTTGCCGTTCAGGCGGTTGTAGAACAGGAAGGTGTTGATCCAATTGACCATGTCCTGTTCGCCGTGGCGGACGGCCACATGGGCCGGCGACTGGCGGATCAGGAACTTCAGCTCGACATCCTTGCCGGGATTGTCTTCCGTGACCTTCAGCGCGATGGCGCTGTTCTCGGCGAATGCCTCGACCTGGCCGGCCAGATAGGCGGCGATGGCGCCGGGGGTGTCCTCGAAACGGACCAGCTTGGCGCCGGGGGCGTTGTCGGTCAGCCAGATGTCGAGCGTCGAGCCCTTGGCGACGCCGATGCTGTGGCCCTTCAGCTCGGCCGCGTCGGTGGCGGTGGCCATCCCCTTCAGCCCGTAGACGCCGAGATTGACCGCGGCGTAGGGCTGGGAGAAGGTCACCTGCTGGGCGCGCTCCGGCGTCGCGCCGGCGGCGGCGATCAGCACGTCCACCTTGTTGGCGAGCAGGCTGGGGATGCGGTTGGCGCCGGTCACCTGGACCAGATCCAGCTTCACGCCCATGTCGGCGGCCATCAGCTTGGCAAGGTCGATGTCGAGGCCGGCGGCCTCGCCCTTGGCGTCCTTGAAGCCCCAGGGGGCGGCGTCCATCAGCACGCCGACGCGCAGCTTGCCCGCCGACAATACGTTCTGCAGGGCATCCGCCTTCGCGGCGGACGGCAGGGCGGTGGCGGACAGGGCGACGGTGGCGCAGACCGCCACGGCGGCGGCAAGGGTCCGGAAGAGTCTCACGACATTGCTCCTCTGTTCTGGTCGTTGTCCGGCCCTCAAGGGGCCGGTGAAGGGGGGCCGGTGAAGCGGGATCGGTGAAGGGGACCGGTGGTGGCTCAGCGCGCGGAGGCGATGAAGCTCCGCAGTTCGGGGGTGCGGGGATTGGCGAAGAGTTCCGCCGGCGGCCCCTCCTCCCAGACGCGGCCCTGGTGCATGAAGACGATCTTGGAGGCGACGTTGCGGGCGAAGCCCATCTCGTGGGTGACCAGGACCATGGTCATGCCCTGCCGCGCCATGTCCTCCATCACCTTCAGAACCTCGCCGACCAGCTCCGGGTCGAGGGCCGAGGTGACCTCGTCGAACAGCATCAGGTGCGGCCCCATGGCGAGGCAGCGGGCGATGGCGACGCGCTGCTGCTGCCCGCCCGAGAGCTGGGCCGGATAGGCGTCGATCTTGTCGGCCAGCCCGACGCGGGCCAGCACGTCCAGCGCCAGCGCCCGGCCCTCCGCCTTGGCGATCCGCTTGTTGAGGACCGGGGCCAGCGTGATGTTGCGTTCCACCGTCAGGTGCGGGAACAGGTTGAAGGCCTGGAAGACGATGCCGACGCGCTGGCGGAAGCCGCGCAGGTTCGGCATGTCGGTGCGCACCGACTGGCCCTCCACCGTGATCTCGCCGCCGTCGATGCGCTCCAGCGCGTTGATGCAGCGCAGCAGGGTCGATTTGCCGGAGCCCGACTTGCCGATGATGGTGACGATCTCGCCCTCGTCGATGCTGAGCGAAACCCCCTTGAGCACCTCGATGGAACCGTAGCTCTTGGTAACGTTCTTGATGTCAACGAGCGCCATTGAGACGGGCCTCCAGGGAACGCGCCCACAGGGTGAGGGGCAGGCAGGCGGCGAAGTAGATCGCCGCGACGATCGAATAGACCAGCAGGGGCTGGAAGGTGGCGGCGCTGACCAGCTGCCCGGCGCGGGCGAGTTCGACGAAGCCGACGATCGAGGCCAGCGACGTGCCCTTGATGAGCTGGACGAGGAAGCCGACGGTCGGCGGCAGCGCCATGCGGAAGGCCTGCGGCGCGATGACGTAGCGGAACTGGTGCCAGGTCGACAGGCCGAGGCAGGCGGCGGCCTCCCACTGCTCGTGCTTCACCGCCTCGATGCCGCCGCGCCAGATCTCGCCGAGGAAGGAGGCGGTGTAGACGGTCATGGCGATGCCGACGGCGACCAGCGGCGGCATCTCCACCCCCAGGAAGACCGGCATGCCGAAGTAGAAGAACATCAGCAGGCCGAGCAGCGGGACGCCCTGGACGAGCTGGAGGAAGGCGGTGGCGGTCCAGCGCAGCGCGCGGCGGGCGCTGGTCCGCATCAGGGCCAGCCCCAACGCCAGCGGAGCGCCGAAGGCGAGCGCGATGAGGACGAGGACGCCCGTCCATTGCAGCGCGCTGAGCAGCGACAGGAAGTCGGCGAGGGAAAAGGAACGCATGGCCGGTGTCTCCGTCAGCGCCGCACCGGCCAGCGGAAGGCGAGGTGCCCCACCGCGGCGAACAGCAGTTTGAAGGTCATCACCAGGGCGAAGTAGATGCCGCAGATCACGGCATAGACCTCGAAGCTGCGGTAGGTGCGCGTCTCGATGAAGCCGCCGGTGTGGAACAGCTCCTCCGCCGAGATCTGCGAGGCGAGCGAGGTGCCGAGCAGCAGCAGGACGAACTGGCTGGTGAAAGCGGGATAGACGCTGCGCAGGGCCGGCGGCAGCACGACATGGCGGAACACCTGCCAGCGGGTCAGCCCCAGGCACTGGCCGGCCTCGACCTGGCTGCCGGGGATGGCGTCGAGCCCGGCGCGGACGATCTCGGTGCAGTAGGCGCCGAAATAGAGGCCGAGCGCGATCGCCGCCGCCTCGAAGGCTCCCATCCGCAGCCCGAAGCCCGGCAGCACGAAGAAGACCACGAACAGCTGGATCAGCGAGGGCGTGTTGCGGATCAGCTCGACATAGCCGCGGATCGCCCAGCGCACCGGGCGCGGCCCGCTGCGCACTGCCGCCGCCCCGGCGACGCCGATGGCGGTGCCGATCAGCGCGGCGACCAGGGTCAGCAGCAGCGTGTGCAGCGTGCCGTCGATCAGCTGGTCCTGGTAACGCAGGAGCTGCTGGAAATTCAATGTCTGCATGGCGTGTCGGACCGCCTTGGATCAGCCGAAGAAGGTGCGGTAGGCGCTGCGGACCCGCCCGTCGGCGCCGAGGCCGAACAGCACCCGCCAGCGGTCGATGCAGGTGCAGGGGTGCGAGATCCCGAACTCGACGATATCCCCGACGGCGAGATCGTGTCCGCCCGGCACGGCGACGAAGGCGTGCTGGTCGTTCAGCCGGGTCACCCGCAGGCCCTCCGCGGAGAGCGCGGCGCCGTCGCGGTGGACCCGCAGGGGCCGGGGCAGGTCCTGGTCGAAGGAGGCGTCGCGCATGCCGAAGCCGCAGATGGCCAGTTCCGGCTCGGGCCGGGTCAGCACCTCCGCCCACAGGCGCAGGGCCGGGCGGAAATCGGCCGCGGTGGCGCCGCCGCAGGCGAACCCCTGCCGGGCGTCGAGCGCGCCGAGCGCGCGTTCGTAGACGCCGTGGTCGTGGAAGAAGATGGCGCCGCTGCGCAGCACCAGCGTGGCGTTGCCATCGGCTTCGGCGACCGGCACCAGACCGGCGACCACCATGTCGAAGAAGGCGGACCCGCCCGCGGTGAGCAGCAGCGGCCGCTCCGGCGCCAGCGCGCGCACCAGCGCGAAGGCCTCCGCCGTGCGCCGCATCAGGACGGCGATGTTGGCGGCGGTCTCGGCCGGATCGGCGGTCGCGACCGCCCCTTCGTAGGTGGCGACGCCGTCGAGGACCAGCAGGCCGGGATGCCGGACGATCGCGGCGAGGATCGCGTCCACCGCCGCCCGGTCGCGGGCGCCGGCGCGGCCGGCGCCGACCTCGACCAGGACGGGCAGCCGCCGGCCGGCGGCACGCGCCGCGGCGGCGAGCGTCTCGACCGCGGCGGGGGAATCGGCGAAGGCGCGCAAATCGGCGTCGGGGTGGGCGGCGAGCAGCGCGCCCAGCCGCTCGCCGCTGGCCCGGCCGCCGATCTCATTGGCGAGGATCAGCCGGGTCACGCCGGCGCGCAGCAGAACGGCCGCCTGCTGCAGGTTGGCGACGGTGGCGCCCCAGGCGCCGGCCTCCACCAGGGCGGAGGCGATCTGCGGGGCCATCGGCGTCTTGGCGTGCGGGGCCAGCGCCACACCGTGACGGCGCGCATAGGCGAAGATCAGGTCCCGGTTGGCGGCGAAGGCGTCCTCGTCGAGCGTCAGCACCGGAAGCGCCATGTCGCCCGCGGCCGGCCGCCAGCCCTGGGCGCCGACATCGCGCAGCCGCAGCGGCGCCGCCCCGGGCGGCACCCCCCGGATGCTGTCGTCTAAAGGGCTGTCGAGCAGGGCATCGAGAAACAGGCTCATGGGGGCAATCCTGACCGGCCAGATGAGGGCAAGGCGATGAACGCTAATGACAACGTTATCATATCGTCGTTCAGTTTAAATGACAACGTTGTCATTAGCGTTCAGTGAAATTTTATTCTCCCGCGGGCGGCGGGCGGGCTGACGCCCGCGCAGAGGGCCGCGGCATCGTGCCTGTCCCCAGGCCACCGAGGCTCATCGCCATGCCCGGCTTGCTGAAGCAATGACGAAAGCCGCTCAACCTCAGCGGCCACGTCTTCATGCGCCAAGCGCTGGCGACCACCCGCGGAGCGAAGTGATGTGGTGGACGTCCACCACATCACCTCGGACATTGAGATGGCGCTTGCGAGGGTGCGTGATGGCGACGAACGTCGGCGCTTGGTTTGTCCCGGTGATCTCAGCGACGTCGAGGACACCGCGACCGTCCCGGTCCAGGTCGATGAACCATCGGTGTTGCGCTCCTGGAAACCTATCGGCGTTCCTTACAACAGGACCAGAACCAGCGAAATCTTCCATAAAAATCATGTATAAATTCGTGATGGAGCAGACCATGCGCAGTCTACTCGCTTTGAAAGCTCAGCATTGATCTTATACGGCTCAAAATGAGTCGTGGAGATTGCACAAATCCAGCTTTGGAGGGGGCTTCAGGATGCCGGACCAGTCGCGCAGCTGACCTCATCCCATGCCTGGACAGTGAGGTGCTTGGCGATCCGGCCATTTCGCAGGTCGAGTGTCATCGCCGACATCACATGGCACCCGTCGGGGTAGGCGCACTCTTCAACGAAGGCGGCGCGGTCCGCCCCAACCACCTCCCGACCGACACGATGCGTCATGTTCCTGGAGCAGACATCGCGCCAGAACGCCGTGATTTTTTCTTTGCCCGACAGCGTCATCGGCGCGCTGGGCGGACGGTTGCGATCGACGATGATCATCTCGGCATCATCGGCATAAAACCGAACCAGCGTATCAGCATCGCTCTGTTCGATGGCTCGTTTCAGGTCACCGAAATCGAAGGTTATGGCCGCCGACGTGGTCATGGCACCCCTCCATGGCAAAGTTAAGGTGCGAAGCTGCCAAAATACGCCTCTGAATGCGGCAAGTCCGCAGCGCGGAAGGGTATGAAGGCCGTCCTCGCCTTCACAGAAACCGCAGATCAGGCGATCGGCTTGGGACCACCAATGGATGTGGGTGGCGCATAAGACGCTCCGGAATTCCAGCACCACCTGATTACCGCGCGTTTATCCCAATTATTCTGAACCGGAATAGGGGTGACCAAACCGACTTATGGAAGAATCGACAAACCCCTTTCCTGTGCATCACCAACCTCTGCGTTGCGATACCTTCCTTGTTTGGCGCGTGGCGACTTGAGAGGTTCTTCCATGGCCACCTGGACCCCCGATCCCAGCTTTTATCCGTCTCCACGTATGGCGATGCAAGCTCCCCCGGAGCGGTTGGCCTATGTGGCGATGTTGAACACGGACACCAGCGCCCGCCCGGATGCGCTCGGTGTCGTTGACGTCGATCCCGGCTCGTCGGGTTACGGCCGGATCATCAGCCGCCTCGACATGCCGAATGTCGGTGATGAGTTGCATCATTTCGGCTGGAACGCCTGCAGTTCCGCTTTGTGCCCTTACGCGCCTCATCCGCACGTCGAGCGCCGCTACCTCATCGTACCGGGCCTGCGGTCCTCGCGCATTCACATCGTGGACACCAAGGCAGACCCAGCCCATCCAAAGATCGTCAAGGTGATCGAGCCGGAGCAGCTGGCCGCCCGCGCCAACTA
This genomic window from Azospirillum brasilense contains:
- a CDS encoding amino acid ABC transporter permease, which translates into the protein MRSFSLADFLSLLSALQWTGVLVLIALAFGAPLALGLALMRTSARRALRWTATAFLQLVQGVPLLGLLMFFYFGMPVFLGVEMPPLVAVGIAMTVYTASFLGEIWRGGIEAVKHEQWEAAACLGLSTWHQFRYVIAPQAFRMALPPTVGFLVQLIKGTSLASIVGFVELARAGQLVSAATFQPLLVYSIVAAIYFAACLPLTLWARSLEARLNGAR
- a CDS encoding amino acid ABC transporter permease, encoding MQTLNFQQLLRYQDQLIDGTLHTLLLTLVAALIGTAIGVAGAAAVRSGPRPVRWAIRGYVELIRNTPSLIQLFVVFFVLPGFGLRMGAFEAAAIALGLYFGAYCTEIVRAGLDAIPGSQVEAGQCLGLTRWQVFRHVVLPPALRSVYPAFTSQFVLLLLGTSLASQISAEELFHTGGFIETRTYRSFEVYAVICGIYFALVMTFKLLFAAVGHLAFRWPVRR
- a CDS encoding alanine racemase; its protein translation is MSLFLDALLDSPLDDSIRGVPPGAAPLRLRDVGAQGWRPAAGDMALPVLTLDEDAFAANRDLIFAYARRHGVALAPHAKTPMAPQIASALVEAGAWGATVANLQQAAVLLRAGVTRLILANEIGGRASGERLGALLAAHPDADLRAFADSPAAVETLAAAARAAGRRLPVLVEVGAGRAGARDRAAVDAILAAIVRHPGLLVLDGVATYEGAVATADPAETAANIAVLMRRTAEAFALVRALAPERPLLLTAGGSAFFDMVVAGLVPVAEADGNATLVLRSGAIFFHDHGVYERALGALDARQGFACGGATAADFRPALRLWAEVLTRPEPELAICGFGMRDASFDQDLPRPLRVHRDGAALSAEGLRVTRLNDQHAFVAVPGGHDLAVGDIVEFGISHPCTCIDRWRVLFGLGADGRVRSAYRTFFG
- a CDS encoding nuclear transport factor 2 family protein; protein product: MTTSAAITFDFGDLKRAIEQSDADTLVRFYADDAEMIIVDRNRPPSAPMTLSGKEKITAFWRDVCSRNMTHRVGREVVGADRAAFVEECAYPDGCHVMSAMTLDLRNGRIAKHLTVQAWDEVSCATGPAS